From Mucilaginibacter rubeus, a single genomic window includes:
- a CDS encoding kelch repeat-containing protein, which produces MIKKSKVLMLSKRAYKLVLLFVLLLPAMKGMGQGLQFGSNDSLMSKRTSYQVFKEDLPTFHDRLVIGFDLSLWDNQHLGYILNLTDDKGNSYSLSAIYDQGSFLNFNIDSRSNKLNIPLANALLKRRKWFKVIVDLDLKDDKVGISVNGKWYRANELGFTGKIKAKITFGKNEHYSDVPNMAIKNLVVSNDDKTYTFPLNEWAGNDVFNSDGDNLGYVDNPAWLINESYYWKQKFVHTFNEVAGINFNEKNEQFFIFKSDSLMFYDAERDAVWSKPFKSKLEVPLHLGKSIVNLKENKCYLYEVLRASQPAPSIASFNLDSLNWDYYGKSTIMEQRHHHNIFYDKDFNNFYLFGGYGSFKYYNNFFKYDKATDNWQKQSFTGDVINPRFFSAASTADQNNDVYIFGGYGNQSGNQVVGGMHYYDLYRVNLGNHTIKKLWEIKPDEEAFVPANNLIVSKDKQFLYVLCYPHERPKTSLRLYKFSIKDGSYQVVSGTIPVVSERIETDHNLFYNAKQDVFYCTTQEFETPSRSTIKIFALSAPPVSQAEFTAAHQPKSKSFTLYRVLGGASALILLGGVVAFFLRRKKADDESAPAAPEEIIVEEVTEAVVDNKANAVYLLGEFTVFDKNKRDITYLFSPKIKQLFILILLNSREKNGVVSKKISTTLWPDKDVVKTKNIRGVTINHLRNILSDIEGLELAFLNDTYSFIITEGFYCDYFVVRDSLKQAGNVEPAVFNSFDLVSRGGLLQHIPEIWLDDFKQDYEEALMPVILPVIKKVYDAQDYKKALEISRVVLNIDPFNDIGIKFKLKALRRTKGIEHARKIYEEFSAEYEKSLGEEYPVPFEKICSNKSDQR; this is translated from the coding sequence ATGATAAAAAAAAGTAAGGTTTTAATGCTTTCCAAAAGGGCATATAAGCTTGTATTGCTTTTTGTTTTACTGCTGCCCGCGATGAAAGGCATGGGGCAGGGTTTACAATTCGGTTCAAACGATAGCCTGATGAGCAAACGCACCTCGTACCAGGTTTTTAAAGAAGATTTACCTACTTTTCATGATCGCCTGGTTATCGGGTTTGATCTTTCACTGTGGGATAACCAACATCTCGGCTATATTTTAAATTTAACGGACGATAAGGGCAACTCATACAGCCTGAGTGCTATTTACGATCAGGGCTCGTTCCTTAATTTTAATATTGACAGCCGGAGCAATAAACTCAACATTCCCCTTGCCAATGCCCTGCTGAAAAGGCGTAAATGGTTTAAGGTGATTGTTGATCTTGACCTGAAAGATGATAAGGTAGGGATCTCCGTGAACGGGAAATGGTACCGGGCCAATGAACTGGGTTTTACCGGTAAAATAAAGGCCAAGATCACGTTTGGTAAAAACGAGCATTACTCGGATGTGCCCAATATGGCCATTAAAAACCTGGTTGTTAGCAATGATGATAAAACCTATACTTTTCCGCTTAACGAATGGGCTGGGAATGATGTTTTTAACAGCGATGGCGACAACTTGGGCTATGTGGATAATCCCGCCTGGCTTATCAACGAATCCTATTATTGGAAGCAAAAGTTTGTACACACTTTTAATGAGGTGGCGGGTATCAACTTTAATGAAAAAAATGAGCAGTTCTTTATTTTCAAAAGTGATTCGCTCATGTTTTATGATGCTGAACGTGACGCGGTCTGGTCGAAACCGTTTAAAAGTAAGTTGGAAGTGCCTTTGCATTTGGGCAAGAGTATTGTAAACCTAAAGGAGAATAAATGTTATCTGTATGAAGTACTCCGTGCTTCGCAACCGGCGCCAAGTATCGCATCCTTCAACCTTGATAGCCTTAACTGGGATTATTATGGTAAATCTACTATAATGGAGCAAAGGCATCACCACAACATTTTTTATGATAAGGACTTTAATAATTTTTACCTGTTTGGTGGCTATGGGTCTTTCAAATACTATAATAACTTTTTCAAATACGATAAGGCGACCGATAACTGGCAAAAACAAAGCTTTACCGGCGATGTAATTAATCCCCGTTTTTTCTCGGCGGCCAGTACTGCCGATCAAAATAATGATGTTTATATCTTCGGTGGATATGGCAATCAGTCAGGTAACCAGGTAGTAGGAGGGATGCATTATTATGACCTGTACAGGGTAAATCTTGGCAATCATACCATTAAAAAGTTATGGGAGATCAAGCCCGATGAAGAAGCATTTGTACCGGCTAATAATCTCATTGTTTCAAAAGATAAGCAGTTTCTTTACGTGCTGTGCTATCCGCACGAGCGGCCAAAAACAAGTTTGCGCCTGTATAAATTTTCAATAAAAGATGGTTCATACCAGGTGGTAAGTGGCACTATCCCGGTTGTATCTGAACGTATCGAAACAGATCATAACCTGTTTTACAACGCTAAACAGGATGTGTTTTATTGTACAACGCAAGAGTTTGAAACCCCATCCCGGTCAACCATAAAAATATTCGCGCTTTCTGCGCCACCTGTAAGCCAGGCCGAGTTTACGGCTGCACATCAGCCTAAAAGCAAATCTTTTACTTTGTACAGGGTATTAGGTGGGGCATCTGCATTGATTTTACTGGGTGGTGTTGTGGCGTTTTTCTTAAGGAGGAAAAAGGCCGATGATGAATCTGCACCTGCAGCTCCGGAAGAAATTATTGTTGAAGAAGTTACCGAAGCAGTTGTAGATAATAAAGCCAACGCGGTTTACCTGTTAGGCGAGTTCACCGTATTTGATAAGAATAAGCGGGATATTACCTACCTGTTTAGCCCCAAGATTAAACAGTTGTTCATCCTTATTCTGTTAAACAGCCGAGAAAAAAATGGGGTTGTATCTAAAAAGATCTCGACTACGCTTTGGCCTGATAAAGATGTGGTTAAAACCAAAAATATCCGTGGCGTAACCATCAATCACCTGCGCAATATTCTTTCGGATATTGAGGGACTTGAGCTCGCGTTTTTGAACGATACCTATAGCTTTATTATTACCGAAGGCTTTTACTGCGATTACTTTGTAGTTAGGGATTCACTTAAACAAGCCGGCAATGTCGAACCCGCTGTGTTTAATTCTTTTGATCTGGTTTCCCGCGGCGGTTTGCTGCAGCATATTCCGGAAATATGGCTCGATGATTTTAAACAGGATTATGAGGAAGCGCTGATGCCTGTTATTTTACCGGTGATAAAAAAGGTTTATGATGCCCAGGATTATAAAAAGGCGCTGGAAATTTCACGTGTTGTATTGAACATTGACCCTTTCAATGATATTGGCATTAAGTTTAAACTCAAAGCCCTGCGCCGTACCAAAGGCATTGAACATGCCCGGAAAATTTACGAGGAATTTAGCGCCGAGTATGAGAAATCATTAGGTGAAGAATACCCTGTTCCTTTCGAAAAGATTTGCTCCAATAAGTCTGACCAGCGTTAA
- a CDS encoding TolC family protein — protein MPIKVKHIITFFFLLAVGSQLRAQDSTLVGQSLKWDLAKCIDYAKKNNIQINSLRLSQQTSQQEYLLAKAARLPDLSATGSQTFAHGNNFSNGDNGRHSGYNVSGSYGLSSNVTLYNGSYINNNISQKNLQVQSANLSILQQENDIVLQITQAYLTVLLDKESVIYNTDLLSTTQAQVKLQQQRYNVGSVARKDLIQLQAQQATDQYTLVNSQNAVRNDLLTLKQLLVLPTDLSFDIMKPDTVMAPIDSVSSFPEAEQTALQNRPEVKNGELGVKIAQFDVDKAKAGYKPTLTAGASLNTGYANGQGVSFGNQINNNFYQQLGVNLSIPIFTKRVVKTQVEEAKINVKQSQLDLKNTKITLSQTVERAYINVQNARSQFSAAAEEYKFSKESYRIASEQLKVGVANTVDFLLQKNLFVQAQQSFVQAKYNALLTLKIYDFYRGVPITL, from the coding sequence ATGCCAATTAAAGTAAAACATATCATAACGTTCTTTTTTTTGCTCGCAGTTGGTTCGCAACTCCGTGCACAGGATAGCACGCTGGTTGGGCAATCACTCAAATGGGACCTGGCTAAGTGTATCGACTATGCAAAAAAGAACAACATCCAGATCAATTCATTGCGCCTGTCGCAGCAAACCAGTCAGCAGGAATATTTACTGGCCAAAGCCGCCCGCCTGCCCGATCTTTCGGCTACGGGGTCACAAACCTTTGCGCACGGCAATAATTTCAGCAATGGCGATAATGGCAGGCATTCGGGTTACAACGTTTCCGGCTCGTATGGCTTAAGCTCCAACGTAACGCTGTACAACGGCAGTTATATTAATAATAACATTTCTCAAAAAAACCTGCAGGTACAATCGGCTAACCTGAGTATCCTGCAACAGGAAAATGATATTGTACTGCAGATAACCCAGGCGTATCTTACCGTACTGCTGGATAAGGAATCCGTTATTTATAACACCGATTTGCTCAGTACCACTCAGGCGCAGGTTAAATTACAGCAACAACGGTATAACGTGGGCAGCGTAGCCCGTAAGGACCTGATCCAGTTACAGGCACAACAAGCAACTGATCAATACACATTGGTTAATTCACAAAACGCCGTCCGTAATGATCTGCTTACCCTGAAACAATTACTGGTACTGCCAACCGATCTGAGTTTCGACATTATGAAGCCCGATACAGTGATGGCCCCTATAGACAGTGTTTCCTCCTTCCCCGAAGCAGAGCAAACAGCCCTGCAAAATCGACCAGAAGTAAAAAATGGTGAGTTAGGCGTTAAGATTGCGCAGTTTGATGTAGATAAAGCCAAAGCAGGTTATAAACCCACACTTACTGCCGGTGCTTCACTTAATACGGGGTATGCCAACGGACAAGGTGTTTCATTCGGCAACCAGATCAATAATAACTTTTATCAGCAACTTGGGGTCAACCTGTCGATACCCATATTCACCAAACGCGTAGTAAAAACGCAGGTCGAAGAAGCGAAGATCAACGTCAAGCAATCGCAGCTTGATCTAAAAAACACCAAGATCACACTTTCGCAAACTGTTGAGCGGGCTTACATCAATGTACAAAACGCGCGCAGCCAGTTTAGTGCCGCTGCCGAAGAATATAAATTCAGCAAGGAAAGCTACCGCATTGCCAGCGAACAACTTAAAGTTGGCGTAGCCAATACCGTCGACTTTTTGTTGCAGAAAAACCTGTTTGTACAGGCGCAGCAATCATTTGTGCAGGCCAAATATAACGCCCTGCTTACATTAAAAATCTATGACTTTTACAGGGGAGTACCTATTACATTATAA
- a CDS encoding efflux RND transporter periplasmic adaptor subunit, which produces MKSSYKKILIIAGIVVALVLIWFLFIRKKEEPVVLQTQKPAKGYIAQSVTATGRIEPVDTVTVGTQVSGIIKYVYADFNSKVKKGQLIAELDKSLLQATLDQARGTLLNAQSQLVFAQNNFGRQNLLFKTDAISKADYDTALNTLNAAKAQVKSAEAQVRSAEKNLSYADIYSPIDGVVLNRNVSVGQTVAASFSTPTLFVLAKDITKMEVEANVDEADIGDVKSGDRASFTVDAFINDQFAGTVEDIRLHPSVSSNVVTYTTIINAPNDDMKLKPGMTASIIIYTKEVNNALLIPAKALSFTPDSALMKDYEIVGKVGHKGNKKRSGGQGGNAPAGSAGNGGANDNSQALHTAKSRKDSSGVNKQTAIVWVLQGKKIVRKKIQTGLNDNTQVEVLSGLTVDDAVITGVTGGSSSSSTAAAKPGASPFMPQRPRGGGGGRR; this is translated from the coding sequence ATGAAAAGCAGTTATAAAAAGATACTCATTATTGCAGGCATAGTGGTGGCACTGGTGCTCATCTGGTTCCTGTTCATCAGGAAAAAAGAGGAGCCTGTTGTGCTGCAAACTCAAAAGCCGGCTAAAGGTTATATAGCCCAAAGTGTAACCGCCACAGGCCGCATTGAGCCGGTTGATACTGTAACAGTAGGTACCCAGGTGTCGGGCATTATTAAATATGTTTATGCCGATTTTAATTCAAAAGTGAAGAAAGGCCAGCTTATTGCCGAGCTTGATAAATCGCTGTTACAGGCCACGCTTGACCAGGCACGGGGAACCTTGCTTAATGCCCAAAGTCAGCTGGTATTTGCACAAAACAACTTTGGCAGGCAAAACCTGCTATTTAAAACCGACGCCATTAGCAAGGCCGATTATGATACCGCCCTTAACACCTTAAACGCTGCAAAAGCCCAGGTTAAAAGTGCAGAAGCGCAGGTCCGCTCGGCAGAGAAGAATTTATCTTATGCTGATATTTATTCGCCCATTGATGGTGTGGTGCTTAACCGAAACGTGAGTGTAGGCCAAACCGTTGCAGCAAGTTTCAGTACCCCTACGCTCTTTGTACTGGCAAAAGATATTACCAAAATGGAAGTTGAGGCTAATGTTGATGAGGCTGATATCGGTGATGTAAAATCAGGCGACCGTGCTTCATTTACGGTAGATGCTTTTATTAACGACCAGTTTGCAGGTACTGTTGAAGATATCAGGCTGCACCCATCGGTGTCGTCAAACGTGGTTACTTACACCACCATTATCAATGCTCCTAATGATGATATGAAACTGAAACCCGGCATGACGGCCAGCATCATTATTTACACCAAAGAGGTTAACAATGCCCTGCTGATCCCGGCCAAAGCATTGAGCTTTACTCCCGATTCGGCATTAATGAAAGATTATGAAATAGTAGGTAAAGTAGGACATAAAGGGAACAAGAAAAGAAGTGGCGGACAAGGCGGAAATGCCCCTGCGGGTAGTGCGGGGAATGGTGGAGCCAATGATAATTCCCAGGCACTGCACACTGCTAAAAGCCGCAAGGATAGCAGTGGTGTAAATAAACAAACAGCTATAGTATGGGTATTGCAGGGTAAAAAGATAGTCCGCAAAAAAATTCAGACCGGCTTGAATGATAATACACAGGTTGAAGTTTTATCGGGCTTAACAGTTGATGACGCTGTGATCACTGGTGTTACCGGCGGATCATCCAGTTCATCAACAGCGGCAGCTAAACCGGGGGCAAGTCCGTTTATGCCGCAAAGGCCACGTGGCGGAGGGGGAGGACGCCGGTAA
- a CDS encoding ABC transporter ATP-binding protein: MSKKILDIRELKREFQMGSETVRALKGISFEVEAGEFVTIMGSSGSGKTTLLNILGCLDKPSIGDYFLDGVDVKKLSRDELAQLRNRKIGFVFQAYNLLPRTSALENVELPLLYNKEISVSERRDRAIHALEAVKLAERLDHTPSQLSGGQQQRVAIARALVNEPVMILADEATGNLDSRTSYEIMSLMQELNSQQGKTIVFVTHEPDIASFSSRTIQLRDGRIQKDTQNANKRSAKEVLAGLPITDDY; encoded by the coding sequence ATGAGCAAGAAAATTTTAGATATACGTGAACTGAAACGCGAGTTTCAGATGGGAAGCGAAACCGTACGTGCGCTTAAAGGGATCTCTTTTGAAGTAGAAGCCGGTGAATTTGTAACCATCATGGGCAGCAGCGGCAGCGGCAAAACCACCCTGCTTAATATTTTAGGTTGTTTGGACAAACCCTCTATAGGCGATTATTTTTTGGATGGTGTAGATGTAAAAAAACTCTCGCGAGATGAGCTGGCACAATTACGCAATCGTAAAATAGGTTTCGTGTTCCAGGCCTATAACCTGCTGCCACGTACATCTGCTCTTGAAAATGTAGAGCTCCCACTTTTGTACAATAAGGAGATCAGCGTAAGTGAACGCCGCGACAGGGCCATTCACGCTTTGGAAGCCGTAAAACTGGCCGAGCGTTTAGATCATACTCCAAGCCAGCTTTCGGGCGGGCAGCAGCAGCGTGTGGCCATTGCACGGGCCCTGGTGAATGAGCCGGTGATGATCCTGGCCGATGAAGCTACGGGTAACCTGGATAGCCGCACATCGTACGAAATTATGTCGCTGATGCAGGAACTCAACTCGCAGCAGGGCAAAACCATTGTGTTTGTAACCCACGAACCGGATATAGCTTCATTCAGCAGCCGTACTATACAGTTGCGCGATGGCAGGATCCAGAAGGATACACAAAATGCCAACAAGCGGTCGGCAAAAGAAGTACTTGCAGGCTTGCCTATTACCGATGATTATTAA
- a CDS encoding ABC transporter permease: MNFFNLIRIAYKALQRNKLRAFLTMLGIIIGVASVIAMVAIGQGSKQSIHDQLSSMGSNMITVLPSSNLNGGVRIAGSSFQTLTQKDIVALKKAQYITELSPSITSKGQAINGALNWPTSIQGVSPDYLDIRKLSLKDGIAFTEEDILTSAKVCLIGQTVIDNLFPNGENPIGKVIRFNKIPFQIIGILNPKGQNAFGQDQDDILIAPYTTIQKRILATIYYQNIYASAASEQVTDAAVSEMTQILRDSHRLRDSEDNDFTVRTQAELINTLSSTSGLLTVLLTVIAGISLVIGGIGIMNIMYVSVTERTREIGLRMSIGARGKDIMLQFLMEAILISITGGIIGVVLGIVSSNLVTLTLSWPTIVSESSVLLSFVVCAITGIFFGYYPAQKAARLDPIEALRYE, from the coding sequence ATGAATTTTTTTAACCTGATACGGATAGCTTACAAAGCCCTGCAGCGCAACAAGCTAAGGGCCTTTTTAACCATGCTCGGTATCATTATCGGCGTAGCGTCTGTGATAGCAATGGTGGCTATTGGTCAGGGATCGAAGCAAAGCATTCACGACCAGCTATCAAGCATGGGATCTAACATGATCACCGTGTTGCCAAGCAGTAACCTTAACGGCGGTGTGAGGATAGCCGGATCAAGCTTTCAAACCCTTACTCAAAAAGATATCGTGGCCTTAAAAAAGGCTCAGTATATCACCGAGCTATCTCCATCAATAACGTCAAAAGGACAGGCAATTAATGGTGCCCTTAACTGGCCTACCAGTATCCAGGGCGTAAGTCCGGATTATTTAGATATCCGCAAATTAAGCCTGAAGGATGGTATAGCTTTTACCGAAGAAGATATCTTAACCTCGGCTAAAGTTTGTTTGATCGGGCAGACAGTGATCGATAATTTATTCCCCAACGGCGAAAACCCGATAGGAAAAGTGATCCGCTTTAATAAAATCCCTTTCCAGATCATTGGCATTCTTAACCCTAAAGGGCAAAACGCCTTCGGGCAGGATCAGGATGATATCTTGATAGCGCCTTATACTACTATTCAAAAAAGGATCCTGGCTACTATTTATTACCAAAACATTTACGCCTCTGCCGCCAGCGAGCAGGTAACCGATGCAGCCGTATCCGAAATGACGCAAATCCTCCGCGATTCACATCGTTTGCGCGACAGTGAGGATAATGATTTCACCGTTCGTACCCAGGCCGAGCTAATCAATACCCTGAGTTCAACCAGCGGCTTACTTACGGTATTGCTTACCGTAATCGCGGGCATTTCGCTGGTGATAGGAGGCATAGGCATCATGAATATCATGTATGTTTCGGTAACGGAGCGCACCCGCGAGATAGGTCTGCGCATGTCTATCGGTGCCCGCGGAAAAGATATTATGCTCCAATTTTTAATGGAAGCTATCCTGATCAGTATTACAGGCGGTATTATTGGCGTGGTGCTTGGTATTGTATCATCAAACCTGGTTACGCTCACCTTATCATGGCCAACTATCGTATCTGAATCATCGGTGCTGCTGTCGTTTGTGGTTTGTGCCATTACGGGGATTTTCTTTGGGTATTACCCGGCACAAAAAGCCGCAAGACTTGATCCTATTGAGGCGTTGAGATATGAATAA
- a CDS encoding outer membrane beta-barrel family protein: MKITFIGILLLCLSWTTSFAQTGYSIKGKVADTVANTNLINASVSVITAKDSILQKFTRIKDDGTFTINNLNKGKFILVATYPGYADFVEHFALDSAHTTHNFGRISMLLKERLLQEVIVKGKAAAIKIKGDTTEFNPAAYNIQPNSKVEDLLKQLPGIEVDKDGKITAQGQTVKKVLVDGEEFFGDDPTLVTKNLRADMVDKVQLYDKKSDQAAFTGIDDGVKDKTINIKLKEDKKNGYFGKLDGGIGTDGYYQGQALFNRFKGKQKFSVYGTLGNTGKTGLGWEDNNKYGGGGGMEFGDDGGFYIFGGGDDLDSFDGRYNGEGKPVARTGGAHYDTKWNNDKESINTNYKIGSLTVDGTKNTQQQNNFPGNISNVNSDQSNHNYMFRQKLDVNYQVKIDSMQNLKITADGTLKNSNTRSNFATQTRRLDGSLINSNDRENSANVDGKVFNANAFYTKKFKKKSRTLSVNFRTAYNESDSKGFLKSNTQFYDSVGTYVNKDTIDQYKVNKTKSTNINTNITYTEPLAKDFTLALSYALAVNNATADRRTFNKPVSSAAIYTALDSVYSSDYKLNQLSNQGGAVFNMQKQKYSFNFGTKVASVKFKQVDEFGRISDLVRNFTNWYPQASFQYKFSKQSSIRVSYNGNTTQPNIDQIQPVRINTDPLNIQEGNADLKPSFTNRYNISYNSYKVISNQYIWISGSYSTTSNPIVSNVMRDTTTGISTYKSSNLKNKSTNNFWVNTYFERKIPGIGINAGLEVYANGNTYYNMSNDVLNETKSYSYSGSVRLSKYKEKKYDAWVSAGPTYTINSSSLNTVLNNNGRGFNANGGFNIYLPGKFQIGSDGNYTYNAPTKSFPQDFKRFLWNANISRTFFKDALKASVTGNDLLNQNTGYNRTGSANVLTQERYTTIRRYFMFSLTWDFNKVGGGAPKK, from the coding sequence ATGAAAATCACATTTATTGGAATACTCCTGCTTTGCCTGAGCTGGACAACTTCATTTGCTCAAACCGGTTATAGTATTAAAGGAAAAGTAGCCGACACGGTAGCCAACACAAACCTTATCAACGCCAGCGTAAGCGTAATTACCGCCAAAGATTCTATCCTGCAAAAATTCACCCGCATTAAGGACGATGGTACATTTACCATCAACAATCTTAATAAAGGCAAGTTTATTTTGGTGGCAACATACCCCGGTTATGCCGATTTTGTTGAACATTTCGCCTTGGATTCGGCACACACTACTCACAATTTCGGTCGTATCAGCATGCTGCTTAAAGAAAGGCTTTTACAAGAAGTAATTGTAAAAGGCAAAGCCGCGGCTATCAAAATAAAGGGGGATACCACCGAGTTTAACCCTGCCGCTTACAATATCCAGCCAAACTCAAAAGTTGAAGACCTGTTGAAACAGTTGCCTGGCATCGAGGTAGATAAAGACGGTAAAATCACCGCTCAGGGGCAAACCGTAAAAAAAGTATTGGTTGACGGCGAGGAATTTTTTGGGGATGACCCTACCCTTGTCACCAAAAACCTGCGTGCCGATATGGTGGATAAAGTACAACTTTATGATAAAAAAAGTGACCAGGCCGCATTTACCGGCATTGATGATGGCGTGAAAGATAAAACCATTAACATTAAACTTAAAGAAGATAAAAAGAACGGCTACTTCGGTAAGCTGGATGGTGGCATAGGTACCGATGGTTATTACCAGGGCCAGGCTTTGTTTAACCGTTTTAAGGGCAAACAGAAATTTTCGGTGTACGGCACGCTTGGCAATACCGGCAAAACAGGTTTAGGCTGGGAAGACAATAACAAGTACGGCGGCGGTGGCGGCATGGAGTTTGGCGATGATGGTGGCTTCTATATCTTCGGCGGTGGTGATGACCTTGATAGCTTCGATGGCAGGTACAATGGCGAAGGTAAACCTGTAGCCCGCACCGGTGGCGCACATTATGATACTAAATGGAATAATGATAAGGAATCGATAAACACCAACTATAAAATAGGCTCGCTTACTGTTGACGGTACCAAGAACACCCAGCAGCAAAATAACTTCCCTGGTAATATATCAAACGTTAACAGCGATCAGAGCAATCATAATTATATGTTCCGCCAAAAGCTGGATGTAAATTACCAGGTAAAGATCGATTCGATGCAGAACCTGAAGATTACCGCCGACGGAACATTAAAAAACAGTAATACCCGCAGCAATTTCGCCACGCAAACCCGTCGTTTGGATGGAAGTCTGATCAACAGCAATGATCGTGAAAACAGCGCCAATGTTGATGGCAAAGTATTTAACGCGAATGCTTTCTACACCAAAAAATTCAAGAAAAAAAGCCGTACACTTTCGGTAAACTTCAGAACTGCTTATAACGAAAGTGACTCCAAAGGTTTCTTAAAGTCAAACACCCAATTCTATGATTCTGTTGGTACCTATGTAAACAAAGACACGATTGACCAGTACAAGGTAAATAAAACCAAAAGCACCAATATCAATACCAACATCACCTATACCGAACCATTGGCCAAGGATTTCACCCTTGCCCTAAGCTATGCCTTAGCGGTTAATAATGCCACCGCCGACAGGCGCACGTTCAACAAACCGGTTAGCTCGGCTGCCATTTACACCGCTTTAGACAGTGTTTACAGCAGTGATTATAAACTGAACCAGCTTTCAAACCAGGGAGGCGCGGTATTTAACATGCAAAAGCAAAAATACTCGTTCAACTTTGGCACCAAGGTAGCCAGCGTGAAGTTTAAACAGGTTGATGAGTTTGGACGAATCTCTGACCTGGTGCGCAACTTCACCAACTGGTATCCGCAGGCTTCCTTCCAGTACAAGTTCTCCAAGCAATCAAGCATCCGTGTAAGCTATAATGGTAATACCACCCAACCTAATATCGATCAAATTCAGCCGGTGAGAATAAATACCGACCCGCTGAATATACAGGAGGGTAACGCTGATTTAAAGCCGTCTTTCACCAACAGATATAACATCAGCTATAACTCGTACAAGGTGATCAGTAATCAATATATCTGGATCAGCGGATCATACTCAACTACCAGCAACCCTATCGTTAGCAATGTTATGCGCGATACTACAACCGGTATCAGCACCTATAAATCATCAAACCTAAAAAATAAATCGACAAACAATTTCTGGGTGAATACTTATTTTGAAAGGAAGATTCCGGGAATAGGAATTAATGCAGGCCTGGAGGTTTATGCTAATGGTAATACCTATTACAATATGTCTAACGATGTACTGAACGAAACCAAATCATACAGCTATTCGGGCAGTGTCAGGCTATCTAAATACAAGGAAAAGAAGTATGACGCATGGGTATCAGCCGGGCCCACTTATACCATCAACTCATCGTCGCTTAATACCGTACTTAACAATAACGGCCGAGGATTTAATGCCAACGGAGGATTTAATATCTATCTGCCGGGCAAATTCCAGATTGGTTCAGATGGCAACTATACTTATAACGCGCCAACAAAATCGTTCCCGCAGGATTTCAAAAGATTTTTGTGGAACGCGAACATTTCAAGAACATTCTTTAAAGATGCTTTAAAAGCTTCTGTTACGGGCAATGACCTGTTAAACCAAAATACCGGTTATAACCGCACGGGATCGGCCAATGTACTTACCCAGGAACGTTATACCACTATCAGGAGATACTTTATGTTTTCACTAACCTGGGATTTTAACAAAGTTGGCGGCGGAGCACCTAAAAAATAA
- a CDS encoding GLPGLI family protein: MKKILTLTTILFLSANLLLAQGNKHFTFHGTIEYDKSSNMWAMLQKLINKDNESWYQPMFDQYKKNKPQFKVLKSTLKFADNQTLFTPIEPEYTPNNFGDELPMAVQNNTIFTDYNTGISTSQKKVFEETFLVKDTTRHIKWKLTGESREIAGYNCRRANGLILDSIYVVAFYTDEIPVSGGPESFNGLPGMILGVALPHENITWFATKVTEQPVDEKSFMAPKKGKAGNNKSFLTVLQNAMKDWGETYAKQYLKGFSL, encoded by the coding sequence ATGAAAAAGATTTTAACCCTAACAACCATACTGTTCCTGAGTGCAAACCTTTTGTTGGCACAGGGCAATAAGCACTTCACTTTTCACGGCACCATTGAGTATGATAAATCATCAAATATGTGGGCTATGCTGCAAAAACTGATCAATAAGGATAATGAAAGCTGGTACCAGCCCATGTTTGATCAGTACAAGAAAAACAAACCGCAGTTTAAGGTTTTGAAAAGCACGTTAAAATTTGCCGATAATCAAACACTATTTACCCCTATAGAACCGGAATACACACCCAACAATTTTGGAGATGAGCTGCCAATGGCCGTGCAGAATAATACCATATTCACCGACTACAATACGGGAATAAGCACCAGCCAAAAAAAGGTATTTGAAGAAACTTTCCTGGTAAAGGACACCACAAGGCACATTAAATGGAAACTAACCGGCGAAAGCAGGGAGATTGCAGGCTATAACTGCCGCCGGGCAAACGGCCTCATTCTCGATTCAATTTATGTAGTTGCTTTTTATACCGATGAAATTCCTGTTTCCGGCGGGCCGGAATCATTTAATGGTTTACCCGGCATGATATTGGGTGTTGCCTTACCACATGAAAACATAACCTGGTTTGCTACCAAAGTTACCGAACAACCGGTAGACGAAAAATCGTTCATGGCACCCAAAAAAGGAAAAGCGGGAAATAATAAAAGCTTTCTTACTGTACTGCAAAACGCCATGAAAGACTGGGGAGAAACTTATGCAAAACAGTATTTAAAAGGATTTTCGTTGTAG